One window of the Fibrobacter sp. UWR4 genome contains the following:
- a CDS encoding tetratricopeptide repeat protein, with protein sequence MKRLARGIVSLAVLTFALTGCSQITMLRTQEMKSVGTEVQTGVGQQLNSAVAQLSAQNDSLRAALDAANNRIDSMLTASSFSEKRMQAELTMLSRRVADESERNDSRQEEIIYRLDMLLGKSDKILAKKVVVSGAPAPISLDSLEREAEKLVEAEAMFNTARSDYHRGEFKLAFTGFRQVYETMKTGELAENSLYWMALCLIDVNQIDKAKKVFTNMTEAFPEGQKTCPALFKMSLLYSEECDVEKQKSYLQKILSSKHCEKSAEFEQAAEILQEILEQEEKVAAGEPVEACVPKDRTPVQPAAPQAAQQVAPQEQPVDPAAAAAAPAAESSVAP encoded by the coding sequence ATGAAACGTTTGGCTCGTGGTATTGTAAGCCTTGCCGTTTTGACATTTGCTTTGACGGGTTGCAGCCAGATCACTATGCTGCGCACTCAGGAAATGAAGTCCGTTGGTACGGAAGTTCAGACTGGTGTGGGGCAGCAGTTGAATTCCGCTGTAGCTCAGCTTTCCGCTCAGAATGATTCCCTGCGTGCGGCACTGGATGCGGCCAATAACCGTATCGATTCCATGCTCACTGCATCTTCATTCTCCGAAAAGCGCATGCAGGCTGAACTCACTATGCTTTCCCGCCGTGTGGCAGACGAATCCGAACGCAATGATTCTAGACAGGAAGAAATCATCTACCGTCTGGATATGCTGTTAGGCAAGTCTGACAAGATCCTGGCTAAGAAGGTCGTGGTTAGCGGCGCTCCCGCTCCCATCTCTTTGGACAGCCTGGAACGCGAAGCAGAAAAGCTGGTGGAAGCGGAAGCAATGTTCAATACCGCCCGCAGCGACTATCATCGTGGTGAGTTCAAGCTTGCCTTTACCGGTTTCAGGCAGGTTTATGAAACGATGAAGACGGGCGAGCTGGCAGAGAATTCTCTCTATTGGATGGCTCTCTGCCTTATTGACGTGAACCAGATTGATAAGGCCAAGAAGGTCTTTACCAATATGACGGAAGCCTTCCCGGAAGGCCAGAAGACCTGTCCTGCTTTGTTTAAGATGTCCTTGCTTTACTCCGAAGAATGCGATGTCGAAAAGCAGAAGTCCTACCTCCAGAAGATTCTTTCCAGTAAGCATTGCGAAAAGTCTGCTGAATTCGAGCAGGCCGCAGAAATTCTCCAGGAAATTCTTGAACAGGAAGAAAAGGTTGCTGCAGGTGAACCTGTAGAAGCTTGTGTTCCTAAGGATCGTACTCCCGTCCAGCCTGCCGCACCTCAGGCTGCCCAGCAGGTCGCTCCTCAAGAACAACCCGTAGATCCAGCTGCTGCCGCAGCAGCTCCCGCTGCAGAATCCTCTGTAGCGCCATAA
- a CDS encoding RDD family protein, giving the protein MTWYYIDESITDGERRKGPYHLDEIRDLVQEKKITDDTLVWHSGLENFVPWKEMEESKATYTSAEDEELLKKTIEELLAQQVAQHKTQKRYAGFFTRGLAFAIDNIILTLTGLLMMQVLGVLQIIDPASIDQVMETIANSGDSAGGFSEILDKMLKDPSLEILFMICSIIQALYFIFFTAIKGATPGKMLLHIKVETSEGGKVRWLTSIIRYIASMFTQFTLALYGIGYIIVMIDPKRRALHDHIARTRVVIEYKIKVRPVSEVNSVQTQDENNDDHSQNDQEK; this is encoded by the coding sequence ATGACATGGTACTATATTGATGAATCCATTACAGATGGCGAACGTCGCAAGGGTCCTTATCATCTGGACGAAATTCGCGACCTGGTCCAGGAGAAAAAAATCACGGATGACACCCTGGTTTGGCACTCCGGACTGGAAAATTTCGTCCCCTGGAAGGAAATGGAGGAATCCAAGGCTACCTACACTTCTGCGGAAGATGAAGAACTCCTGAAGAAGACCATCGAGGAGCTCCTTGCCCAGCAAGTCGCCCAACATAAGACGCAGAAACGCTATGCTGGATTTTTTACAAGAGGTCTGGCTTTCGCTATCGACAATATTATCCTGACCCTGACAGGACTGCTGATGATGCAGGTGCTGGGAGTTTTGCAAATTATCGACCCGGCATCCATCGATCAGGTCATGGAAACCATTGCAAACTCCGGAGATAGCGCCGGCGGTTTCAGCGAAATTCTCGACAAGATGCTAAAGGATCCTAGCCTGGAAATTCTCTTCATGATCTGCAGCATTATCCAGGCTCTTTACTTCATCTTTTTCACGGCAATCAAGGGCGCCACTCCCGGCAAGATGCTTCTGCACATCAAGGTGGAAACATCTGAAGGAGGAAAGGTCCGCTGGCTCACTAGCATTATCCGCTATATCGCCAGCATGTTCACCCAGTTCACCCTGGCGCTGTACGGTATCGGCTATATCATCGTCATGATTGACCCTAAGCGCAGGGCTCTTCATGACCACATTGCCCGTACCCGCGTAGTTATTGAATACAAAATAAAGGTTCGTCCCGTAAGTGAAGTGAACAGCGTTCAAACCCAGGACGAAAATAACGATGATCATTCCCAAAATGATCAGGAGAAATAG
- the rapA gene encoding RNA polymerase-associated protein RapA: MMNFKVGQRYVSQSEPALGLGIVTEVQDRIVKISFPAMNDVRLYRSMGAPVDRFQLNPGETAKNDKGLSFSVESVKEVDGLFIYEGRGGRTMKESELNAKISIARPADLFRALTENRVSECAQFRRREEAQQLACKWISSPVRGMIGPRVSKIPHQYYLCQRACSSSTLPRLMLSDEVGLGKTIEAGMIWHALKSRGRVTRTLVIVPETLKHQWLIEMKRRFNTLFTLVDEGYLKGIFIADDDDKPNPFSLANDIICSIDFLIKQPALIEDLLKVQWDMTIIDEAHHLVCEDGFTSHEYLLANAVIQRSKGVLLLTGTPLQFHPESQFNRLKMLDPVRFADYSNFIKDQDAYRKLVNELNKLPTDPGQQMSWDDLNEAVPKKSMIRPWLEQESAKSMPADEWIRRIVDAVGTGSVVFRNTRKGVGGFPKRVLDEVALEPNERYREMVNVAAENDLDMSTDIQENGLLCTSFSDAWCLDERYVWLKQFLKDHKDDKVLLICESIQVVLALESLLLEYLGEGAFSMFHENMTIMARDKAAANFSKENGANLLIASEIGSEGRNFQFAHHLILFDLPLDASLVEQRIGRLDRIGQTENIIIHVPYVKGSGQEVMFRWYHNGLNAFGTPMMSGGELFLKYTDDLIAALAEPQNYLDHFVEDVIPQVKKDCDSMRKNIEKGRDRLLEFNSRNPAKAKEITDEIERIDGEKELQTLVFDSLMDRGLEIDKSIIPGCFIVTMGTQVEAGSVPGMPENIGGIPGSNGAGGRVVQAVGDFSEGSGGDDDARYSDSSSLTITFDRKVAMIHDEVDFVSLEHPLSQGVLDFETTLDNGAVACNIWQNSGMRGLVMQYNFAVEFSISEDWGVSDIAGPKYISVLVAANGDDLSEKIPELKNASFKDVPVPQGNAAVNMTLKYFGKDGLAIARRVVMAQAKELADAAAVAVENRAEQEYQRMNHLLMMRGKAGNNTQLQQLRKNAQEWKKIVSTPQLRLDAIRLLVCR, encoded by the coding sequence ATGATGAATTTTAAGGTTGGCCAACGCTACGTAAGTCAATCGGAACCTGCTCTGGGACTTGGAATTGTCACAGAGGTTCAGGACCGTATTGTGAAGATTTCTTTCCCTGCCATGAACGATGTCCGTCTTTACCGTTCCATGGGGGCTCCTGTAGATCGATTCCAGTTGAATCCCGGTGAAACCGCCAAGAACGATAAGGGCTTGTCCTTCTCCGTTGAATCGGTGAAGGAAGTGGATGGACTGTTCATTTACGAAGGTCGTGGCGGCCGAACCATGAAGGAATCCGAGCTGAACGCCAAGATTTCCATTGCTCGTCCTGCTGACCTGTTCCGCGCCCTGACCGAAAACCGTGTGTCCGAATGCGCTCAGTTCCGCCGTCGTGAAGAAGCACAGCAGCTCGCCTGCAAGTGGATTTCCTCTCCTGTACGCGGTATGATTGGTCCCCGTGTAAGTAAGATTCCTCACCAGTATTATTTGTGCCAGCGTGCATGCTCCAGCTCCACTCTGCCCCGACTGATGCTTTCCGACGAAGTGGGTCTGGGTAAGACTATTGAAGCAGGCATGATTTGGCATGCGTTAAAGTCCCGCGGCCGCGTGACCCGTACCTTGGTTATCGTTCCTGAAACTTTGAAGCACCAGTGGCTTATCGAAATGAAGCGACGCTTCAATACCCTGTTTACCCTGGTGGATGAAGGCTACCTGAAGGGCATCTTCATTGCCGATGATGATGACAAGCCCAACCCGTTCAGCCTGGCCAATGACATTATCTGTTCCATTGATTTCCTGATCAAACAGCCCGCCCTGATTGAGGACTTGCTGAAGGTTCAGTGGGATATGACCATCATCGACGAAGCTCACCATCTGGTGTGCGAAGATGGCTTCACTAGTCATGAATACCTGTTGGCAAATGCGGTAATCCAGCGTTCCAAGGGTGTCCTGCTTCTGACGGGTACCCCGCTGCAGTTCCATCCGGAATCCCAGTTTAACCGTCTGAAAATGCTGGATCCGGTCCGTTTTGCGGACTACAGTAACTTTATCAAGGACCAGGACGCTTACCGCAAGTTGGTAAACGAACTGAATAAGCTTCCCACCGATCCTGGCCAGCAGATGAGCTGGGACGACCTAAATGAAGCGGTCCCCAAGAAGTCCATGATCCGCCCCTGGCTGGAACAGGAAAGTGCCAAGTCCATGCCTGCGGATGAATGGATCCGCCGCATTGTGGATGCAGTGGGAACGGGTTCCGTGGTGTTCCGTAATACCCGTAAGGGCGTTGGTGGCTTCCCCAAGCGAGTGCTGGATGAAGTTGCTCTGGAACCCAACGAACGTTACCGCGAAATGGTGAACGTCGCTGCTGAAAATGACCTGGACATGTCTACGGACATTCAGGAAAACGGTTTGCTGTGCACCAGCTTCTCTGACGCCTGGTGCCTGGACGAACGTTACGTCTGGCTGAAGCAGTTCCTGAAGGACCATAAGGATGACAAGGTCCTGTTGATTTGCGAATCCATCCAGGTGGTGCTTGCCTTGGAATCTCTCCTCCTGGAATATCTGGGTGAAGGCGCCTTCTCCATGTTCCACGAGAACATGACCATTATGGCCCGCGACAAGGCCGCAGCAAACTTCAGTAAGGAAAACGGCGCAAATCTCCTGATTGCTTCTGAAATTGGCTCTGAAGGACGTAACTTCCAGTTTGCCCATCACCTGATTCTGTTTGACCTGCCGCTGGATGCCTCCCTGGTGGAACAGCGTATTGGTCGTCTGGACCGAATCGGCCAGACCGAGAACATCATTATCCACGTTCCCTATGTGAAGGGCTCCGGTCAGGAAGTCATGTTCCGCTGGTACCACAACGGCCTGAACGCTTTTGGTACTCCTATGATGAGCGGTGGTGAACTGTTCCTGAAGTATACGGACGACCTGATTGCCGCTCTTGCTGAACCGCAGAACTACCTGGACCACTTCGTTGAAGATGTCATTCCCCAGGTAAAGAAAGACTGCGATTCCATGCGCAAGAATATTGAAAAGGGCCGTGACCGTTTGCTGGAATTCAACTCCCGTAATCCTGCCAAGGCCAAGGAGATTACCGACGAAATCGAACGTATCGATGGTGAAAAGGAATTGCAGACTCTGGTCTTCGATTCCCTCATGGACCGTGGTCTTGAAATTGACAAGAGCATCATTCCTGGTTGCTTCATTGTGACCATGGGAACCCAGGTGGAAGCTGGTTCTGTTCCTGGAATGCCCGAAAATATTGGCGGCATCCCGGGCAGTAACGGTGCTGGTGGTCGTGTGGTACAGGCTGTTGGTGATTTCTCCGAAGGTTCCGGTGGCGATGACGATGCTCGTTACTCCGATTCTTCCAGCTTGACCATTACCTTCGATCGTAAGGTGGCCATGATCCATGACGAAGTGGACTTCGTCAGCTTGGAACACCCGCTGTCCCAGGGCGTCCTGGATTTTGAAACCACTCTGGACAATGGTGCTGTGGCCTGCAACATCTGGCAAAATTCCGGAATGCGCGGCCTGGTCATGCAGTATAATTTTGCCGTAGAATTCTCCATCAGTGAGGACTGGGGCGTTTCCGATATTGCTGGTCCCAAGTACATCAGCGTGCTGGTGGCTGCTAACGGTGACGATCTCTCCGAAAAGATTCCGGAACTGAAGAACGCTTCCTTCAAGGATGTTCCTGTTCCTCAGGGAAATGCCGCTGTGAACATGACTCTCAAGTACTTCGGTAAGGATGGTCTTGCCATCGCTCGCCGTGTGGTTATGGCTCAGGCTAAGGAACTGGCTGATGCTGCTGCTGTCGCTGTTGAAAATCGAGCTGAACAGGAATACCAGCGTATGAATCACTTGCTGATGATGCGCGGCAAGGCTGGCAACAATACTCAGCTCCAGCAGCTTCGAAAGAATGCCCAGGAATGGAAAAAGATTGTCAGCACCCCGCAGTTGCGCCTAGACGCAATCCGCTTGCTTGTTTGTAGATAA
- the murA gene encoding UDP-N-acetylglucosamine 1-carboxyvinyltransferase — MYRFEVHQAAKPLEGEVEISGAKNAVLAVMAAALLADGVSEITNVPHLKDMKTMSDVLRVIGCRISGESHQLKIDTRGADHLEAPYELVKTMRASFYVLGPLVARFGRCRVSLPGGCAWGPRPVDLHLKGLEALGAKITLTRGYVEASCEGRLPGGNFNFPISSVGATVNVLMAATLAKGTSVLQNAALEPEIDNLVDFLNSMGAKIQGRGTRTLTVQGVEALRPGKCFTIPDRIEAGTFLCAAAITRGCIKVTKVFPEHIASTLDAFRDMGCKVEVGNDWAQVDARGVELKPINVTTLPYPGYPTDMQAPLMATLVSIPGNSTIQDTVYNDRFKHVAELQRLGADIQVNGNTAIIKGGTKLEGTEIMGSDLRATAALVLAAFISEGESTVSRVYHLDRGYEDFENKVAKIGGTVIRHSDDEEDDNF; from the coding sequence ATGTATCGTTTTGAAGTTCACCAGGCAGCAAAGCCTCTGGAAGGTGAAGTTGAAATCTCCGGCGCAAAGAATGCCGTTCTTGCCGTAATGGCAGCAGCCCTCCTGGCCGATGGTGTTTCCGAAATCACCAACGTGCCTCACCTGAAGGACATGAAGACGATGTCCGACGTGCTGCGCGTCATTGGCTGCCGTATTAGCGGCGAATCTCACCAGCTGAAAATCGATACTCGTGGCGCAGACCATCTGGAAGCACCCTACGAACTGGTGAAAACCATGCGCGCTAGCTTCTATGTGCTGGGCCCTCTGGTAGCACGCTTTGGACGCTGCCGCGTTTCTCTCCCCGGCGGATGCGCATGGGGCCCCCGCCCTGTGGATCTGCACTTGAAGGGTCTGGAAGCATTGGGCGCAAAGATTACCTTGACCCGCGGCTATGTGGAAGCCTCTTGTGAAGGACGTCTCCCCGGCGGCAACTTCAACTTCCCCATTTCTTCCGTAGGTGCAACCGTCAACGTCCTGATGGCAGCAACTCTCGCCAAGGGCACCAGCGTGCTGCAGAATGCAGCTCTTGAACCTGAAATCGACAACCTGGTGGACTTCCTGAATTCCATGGGAGCAAAGATCCAGGGTCGCGGCACTCGCACTCTTACCGTGCAGGGCGTAGAAGCTCTTCGCCCGGGTAAGTGCTTTACCATTCCGGACCGTATCGAAGCAGGCACCTTCCTTTGCGCAGCCGCTATTACCCGCGGTTGCATCAAGGTGACTAAGGTTTTCCCCGAACATATCGCCAGCACTCTTGACGCTTTCCGCGATATGGGCTGTAAGGTGGAAGTGGGTAATGACTGGGCTCAGGTAGACGCACGCGGCGTGGAACTGAAACCCATTAACGTCACCACCCTCCCCTACCCGGGTTATCCGACAGATATGCAGGCTCCCCTCATGGCAACTCTGGTTTCCATCCCGGGTAACAGCACCATTCAGGATACCGTCTACAACGACCGTTTCAAGCATGTGGCTGAATTGCAGCGTCTGGGCGCAGACATCCAGGTGAACGGCAATACCGCTATCATCAAGGGCGGCACCAAGCTGGAAGGTACCGAAATCATGGGTAGCGACCTGCGTGCAACCGCCGCTCTGGTGCTTGCCGCATTCATTTCCGAAGGTGAAAGCACCGTCAGCCGCGTGTACCATCTGGATCGCGGTTACGAAGACTTCGAAAACAAGGTGGCAAAGATTGGCGGTACCGTCATTCGCCATTCCGATGACGAAGAAGACGACAACTTCTAA
- a CDS encoding OmpA family protein — translation MNKVKIALIAGVACVALVGCSKRQPVQTEPAAAPAPVAQAAETAPAVEAAPVNQDSLAAEQARLEAERIAAEKARLEAERARLEQLINQIMSEDVYFDFDRSELTEKAKELLAQVAELLLKETRFTITIEGHTDARGTEDYNFTLGAKRAMKVKEFLAAYGIDGKRMESVSYGKEAPKAEGATEEAYSQNRRANFRVNIKE, via the coding sequence ATGAATAAAGTAAAAATCGCTCTCATTGCCGGCGTAGCATGCGTTGCTCTTGTCGGTTGCTCCAAACGCCAGCCCGTGCAGACTGAACCTGCCGCAGCTCCCGCTCCCGTAGCACAGGCTGCAGAAACTGCTCCCGCAGTAGAAGCCGCTCCCGTGAACCAGGATTCCCTGGCTGCAGAACAGGCCCGCCTGGAAGCTGAACGTATCGCTGCTGAAAAGGCTCGCCTGGAAGCTGAACGTGCCCGTCTTGAACAGTTGATCAACCAGATCATGAGCGAAGATGTGTACTTTGACTTTGACCGTTCCGAACTGACTGAAAAGGCTAAGGAATTGCTGGCTCAGGTTGCGGAACTGCTCCTGAAGGAAACCCGCTTTACCATCACCATCGAAGGCCATACTGATGCTCGCGGTACTGAAGACTACAACTTCACCCTGGGTGCAAAGCGTGCTATGAAGGTGAAGGAATTCCTGGCTGCTTACGGTATTGACGGCAAGCGCATGGAATCTGTTAGCTACGGTAAGGAAGCTCCCAAGGCTGAAGGCGCAACCGAGGAAGCCTATTCCCAGAACCGTCGTGCTAACTTCCGCGTGAATATTAAGGAATAA